TGCGAATTCTAGCCACAAATTTCACCACTTTTATCTTGTTattgaatcaaatttgcaatctgcTAAATTACACTTAATCCATTACCTAACCCGTGATTAAAATTGCATTCTAATTTACAACCGTTCACCGTCAATCGCGATTTCATCACAACCTCATTTCCTCGCCAAAATTTGCGAGATTTTGCAGCCATTCCATCATTAGCATTGTTCCCCAATCCGCCACCGATATCTCGAGCGCGGGGGACTTCACCCAAATCGATAACATATGATCCATCAAAGAAGAAATCGATTACGAAATCGGCGTCTCGTGTGCATCATCAACATCCTGTGGCTTCGAattccaggaaaaaaaattggaccatccTTATCGGGTTCGGCTTCGGTAATCCTTGCTGTTAAGATAACCGCCGTGATTTTGGGTTTTCAAAAGCGGTGGAGCGATTACTGGTGGGAAGGTTAGTTGATTTTCGAGTTTCGTTGGAGGAACATCGCAGAATGAGGTTGATACTTGCAGTTTTGGCCGTTTTCGGTACGTTTGGAAGCTGAGTTGAACGAATTTTGGGGTTATgtttacaattgattttttgcagGTCTTGCCAGTGGTGAGCTGGTTCCGGATGCCCGGTTGATCGGCGGAACTAACGCCGTCTGGGGACAGTTCCCGGCAACGATCTCCATCAACACTCCGTTTCATCTGCACTGCGGAGGAGTAATCCTGCATCCATCCCACGTGCTAACCTCGGCCCAGTGTGTCTTGAACAACCAGAACCGCCTCATTGATCCCTACTGGCTGACCATCGTGGCCGGAGATGTGGCGCTGGCCCCGGTTGGAGCCCGCCGTCAAACTCGCCGAGTCTCGCAAATCTTTGTCCACCCGGAGTTTAACGTGTTCACCCGTGAACATGACCTGGCCGTCCTGCGCCTCGACCGTCCCTTCGAAACTCCGTCCAACACCCTAAACTGGGCCCGTCGCCGAACCCGAGTAACCCCTCCAGGCGAGCAGTGCCAATTCGCCGGCTGGGGAGCGGCTTCTAACGCTGCTAACGCTCCCGTGAACGTCCTTCAACGCTTCCTGCCGATGAACGTCAACGATCGTGACCTGTGCAACCAGGCGACGATGCACGCAGGCCGCGTTCGCGACGGAATGATCtgcgctggcaacactgccgcgTCGAACAATGCAGCGCCTTGCAACGGAAATCTGGGAACCGGACTGTTCTGCAACCGCGAGTTGGTGGGAATTCTGTCGTTCGGGGTCAACTGTGGCGTGGCGAACAATCCGCCG
This is a stretch of genomic DNA from Culex pipiens pallens isolate TS chromosome 1, TS_CPP_V2, whole genome shotgun sequence. It encodes these proteins:
- the LOC120416434 gene encoding transmembrane protease serine 11D-like, with product MRLILAVLAVFGLASGELVPDARLIGGTNAVWGQFPATISINTPFHLHCGGVILHPSHVLTSAQCVLNNQNRLIDPYWLTIVAGDVALAPVGARRQTRRVSQIFVHPEFNVFTREHDLAVLRLDRPFETPSNTLNWARRRTRVTPPGEQCQFAGWGAASNAANAPVNVLQRFLPMNVNDRDLCNQATMHAGRVRDGMICAGNTAASNNAAPCNGNLGTGLFCNRELVGILSFGVNCGVANNPPVFTQVRNYNRWIDQQFGRTDGLPPNWTPGHL